From the genome of Spodoptera frugiperda isolate SF20-4 chromosome 23, AGI-APGP_CSIRO_Sfru_2.0, whole genome shotgun sequence, one region includes:
- the LOC118266859 gene encoding syntenin-1: MSLYPSLEDMKVDSMARAQMAQHHAAPPSYSLPPSAPMPSAPSAHVYPALGDYMGLELSSDVIALNMPEYQVQTVQPRGTVSNLIAPLSSQSTTLAKATVTGAIRPVVLCKDKDGKCGLRLHSVNNGIFVCYVAANSPAAMAGLRFGDQILEINNIALAGMTMDQCHAILKKSPANGISMAVRDRPFERTITLHKDSLGHVGFQFKDGRIVGLVKDSSAARNGLLTDHQLLEINTVNVVGMKDKEISRVIEASPSVVNITIIPCYIYQHMISKMSSSLFKELDRTPAV; encoded by the exons ATGTCTTTGTATCCGTCTTTGGAAGATATGAAGGTGGATAGCATGGCTAGGGCTCAAATGGCCCAGCACCATGCGGCACCACCTTCGTACAGCCTGCCACCTTCCGCCCCTATGCCCAGCGCCCCTTCAGCTCATGTTTACCCAGCACTGGGAGACTATATGGGCCTTGAATTGTCTAGTGATGTTATTGCTCTGAATATGCCTGAATATCAAGTCCAAACT GTTCAGCCACGCGGAACTGTGAGTAACCTGATAGCACCTTTGTCGTCTCAATCAACGACTTTAGCTAAGGCTACGGTTACTGGAGCTATACGACCAGTTGTATTGTGTAAAGACAAAGATGGAAAGTGTGGTTTGAGGCTGCACTCTGTCAACAATGGAATATTTGTGTGCTATGTTGCTGCCAACAGTCCCGCTGCTATGGCTGGGCTCAGATTTGGAGACCAAATATTGGAGATCAATAACATAGCACTAGCTGGAATGACAATGGACCAATGTCACGCAATACTTAAGAAGTCTCCTGCTAATGGAATCTCGATGGCTGTTCGTGATAG ACCATTTGAGAGGACAATAACTCTTCACAAGGATTCTCTGGGCCATGTTGGCTTCCAGTTCAAAGATGGCAGGATAGTTGGCCTCGTGAAGGACTCATCCGCAGCCCGCAATGGCTTGTTGACTGATCACCAGTTGTTGGAGATCAACACTGTAAATGTAGTGGGCATGAAAGATAAGGAAATATCTAGAGTGATTGAAGCCAGCCCGTCGGTGGTAAACATCACAATCATACCCTGCTACATATATCAGCACATGATAAGCAA AATGTCGTCGTCGTTATTCAAGGAATTGGATCGCACTCCCGCCGTTTAA